In a genomic window of Ralstonia nicotianae:
- a CDS encoding M20 aminoacylase family protein, with amino-acid sequence MKLIPEILAAQAEIQALRRDIHAYPELCFEEQRTSDLVATKLAEWGIEVHRGLGKTGLVGVIRNGEGQRIGLRADMDALPLAEANQFAHRSRHEGKMHACGHDGHTAMLLGAAHYLARHRNFSGTVHLIFQPAEEGGGGAREMIRDGLFDRFPCDAVFGMHNWPGVPVGAFGTRVGPLMASSNEFRIVIKGKGAHAALPHNGNDPVFVGAQMVSALQGVITRNKRPIDTAVLSITQFHAGDASNIIPNEAWIGGTVRTFSTAVLDLIERRMEEVAKAIAAAYDCSIDFTFHRNYPPTVNTERETLFAAEVMRELVGPDHVDANIDPTMGAEDFSFMLIEKPGCFAFIGNGDGDHREQGHGLGPCMLHNPSYDFNDELLPLGATYWVRLVEKFLAPA; translated from the coding sequence ATGAAGCTGATCCCAGAAATCCTCGCCGCCCAGGCAGAGATCCAGGCACTGCGACGTGACATTCATGCCTACCCCGAACTCTGTTTCGAAGAGCAGCGCACCTCCGACCTGGTCGCCACCAAGCTGGCCGAATGGGGTATCGAAGTGCACCGTGGACTCGGCAAGACCGGCCTGGTCGGCGTGATCCGCAACGGTGAAGGCCAGCGGATCGGCCTGCGCGCAGACATGGATGCGCTGCCATTGGCCGAGGCCAACCAGTTCGCACACCGCTCCAGGCACGAAGGAAAAATGCACGCATGCGGCCATGACGGCCACACGGCCATGCTGCTGGGTGCGGCCCACTATCTCGCCAGGCATCGCAACTTCAGCGGTACGGTCCACCTGATCTTCCAGCCGGCCGAAGAAGGCGGCGGCGGCGCTCGGGAAATGATCAGGGACGGCCTGTTCGACCGCTTCCCGTGCGACGCGGTGTTCGGCATGCATAACTGGCCGGGCGTACCCGTCGGTGCATTCGGCACGCGCGTCGGCCCGCTGATGGCATCCAGCAACGAATTCCGCATCGTCATCAAAGGCAAGGGCGCACACGCCGCACTGCCGCACAACGGCAACGACCCCGTGTTCGTTGGCGCACAGATGGTATCGGCGCTGCAGGGCGTCATCACTCGCAACAAGCGGCCGATCGACACGGCGGTGCTGTCCATCACGCAGTTCCATGCCGGCGACGCCAGCAACATCATCCCGAACGAAGCGTGGATCGGCGGCACCGTGCGCACCTTCTCGACAGCCGTGCTGGACCTGATCGAGCGGCGCATGGAAGAAGTCGCCAAAGCGATCGCCGCCGCCTACGACTGCTCCATCGACTTCACCTTCCATCGCAACTACCCGCCCACCGTCAACACCGAGCGGGAAACGCTGTTCGCCGCCGAAGTCATGCGCGAACTGGTCGGCCCCGATCACGTCGATGCCAATATCGACCCGACCATGGGAGCCGAGGATTTCTCCTTCATGCTGATCGAGAAACCGGGCTGCTTTGCCTTCATCGGCAACGGCGACGGCGATCATCGAGAACAGGGCCACGGCCTGGGACCGTGCATGCTGCACAATCCCAGCTACGACTTCAACGACGAACTGCTGCCGCTCGGCGCAACTTACTGGGTTCGCCTGGTAGAAAAATTTCTGGCTCCGGCTTGA
- a CDS encoding ABC transporter permease — protein MLVFLIRRLLESVAVLLVMSILVFLGVYAIGNPVDILINPQADQQDIARTIAALGLDKPLWQQYLYFLKGALQGNLGVSFAHGTPALKLIFERMPATFELAVFAMLLAIVLGIPLGLWAGLRPNGVANRTIMTVSILGFSLPTFWVGLMLIMVFAVQLGWLPSNGRGETRLLFGIPVSFLTLDGLRHLILPGVTLSLLNIAMVIRLTRAGTQEAMLQDYVKFARAKGLSNARIVGVHVLKNILIPIVTVVGLQFGSVIAFSIVTESIYAWPGMGKLIIDSIQLLDRPVIVAYLLVIVTLFILINLVVDLIYGVLDPRVRLSESRS, from the coding sequence ATGCTGGTGTTCCTGATTCGACGGCTGCTGGAATCGGTGGCGGTGTTGCTGGTGATGTCGATCCTGGTGTTCCTGGGCGTGTACGCCATTGGCAATCCGGTCGACATCCTCATCAACCCGCAGGCGGACCAGCAGGACATCGCGCGCACGATCGCCGCGCTGGGGCTCGACAAGCCGCTGTGGCAGCAGTACCTGTACTTCCTGAAGGGCGCGCTGCAGGGCAACCTGGGCGTGTCGTTCGCGCACGGCACGCCCGCGCTCAAGCTGATCTTCGAGCGCATGCCGGCGACGTTCGAGCTGGCGGTGTTCGCCATGCTGCTGGCGATCGTGCTGGGGATTCCGCTCGGGCTGTGGGCGGGGCTGCGGCCGAACGGGGTGGCCAACCGCACCATCATGACGGTGTCGATCCTGGGGTTTTCGCTGCCGACGTTCTGGGTCGGGCTGATGCTGATCATGGTGTTCGCTGTGCAGCTGGGCTGGCTGCCGTCCAACGGGCGGGGCGAGACGCGGTTGCTGTTCGGCATCCCGGTGAGCTTTCTGACGCTCGACGGGCTGCGGCACCTGATTCTGCCGGGCGTGACACTGTCGCTGCTCAACATCGCCATGGTGATCAGGCTGACGCGCGCGGGGACACAGGAGGCGATGCTGCAGGACTACGTGAAGTTCGCGCGCGCCAAGGGGCTGTCGAACGCGCGCATCGTTGGGGTGCATGTGCTGAAGAACATCCTGATCCCGATCGTGACAGTGGTGGGCCTGCAGTTCGGTTCGGTGATCGCGTTTTCCATCGTCACCGAATCGATCTACGCCTGGCCGGGGATGGGCAAGCTGATCATCGATTCGATCCAACTGCTCGACCGTCCGGTGATCGTGGCCTATCTGCTGGTGATCGTGACGCTGTTCATCCTGATCAATCTGGTGGTCGACCTGATCTACGGCGTGCTCGATCCGCGCGTGCGCCTGTCCGAAAGCCGGAGCTGA
- a CDS encoding ABC transporter substrate-binding protein, whose protein sequence is MQRRSIIGWRATLVAGVLGMAAFGAQAETGVTNDAIIIGQSAAMSGPAGKLGQQMNLGAKLYFKSINAAGGIYGRKIELKVLDDFYEPEAAERNTKTLINDTKVFALFGYVGTPTSLAALKVANPAGVPFFAPYSGAIALREPFARNVFHVRASYNDETAAIVQQIRTTGHKRVAVVYNDDSYGAAGLAGVKRALALPENKAVALAVEASVPRNSTTVKAALSKVLPSKADSVVVISTYQTTAALVKEALAEGFTGQFYNVSFVGTKELADALGSAGGGVVVSQVMPFPHSMSSALTRDYEKLLKADGVTSFDYGSMEGYIAARIFVEGLKRAGRDLTREKLITALETMGSTDLGGFAVSFSPTNHVASKFVEMTVINSHGQVIR, encoded by the coding sequence ATGCAACGACGCAGCATCATCGGATGGCGCGCGACGCTCGTGGCGGGCGTGCTCGGCATGGCGGCCTTCGGCGCACAGGCCGAGACCGGCGTGACCAACGACGCCATCATCATCGGCCAGTCCGCGGCCATGAGCGGCCCGGCAGGCAAGCTCGGCCAGCAGATGAACCTGGGCGCCAAGCTGTATTTCAAATCCATCAACGCCGCCGGCGGCATCTACGGCCGCAAGATCGAACTGAAGGTGCTCGACGACTTCTATGAGCCCGAGGCCGCCGAGCGCAACACCAAGACACTGATCAACGACACCAAGGTGTTCGCCCTGTTCGGCTATGTCGGCACGCCGACCAGCCTGGCGGCCCTCAAGGTGGCCAACCCGGCGGGCGTGCCCTTCTTCGCACCGTATTCCGGCGCCATAGCGCTGCGTGAGCCGTTCGCCCGCAACGTCTTCCACGTACGCGCCAGCTATAACGACGAGACGGCAGCCATCGTCCAGCAGATCCGCACCACGGGCCACAAGCGCGTGGCCGTGGTCTACAACGATGACAGCTACGGTGCCGCCGGCCTGGCGGGTGTCAAGCGTGCACTGGCGCTGCCCGAGAACAAGGCCGTGGCGCTCGCGGTGGAAGCCAGCGTGCCGCGCAACAGCACCACAGTGAAAGCCGCATTGAGCAAGGTGCTCCCGAGCAAGGCCGACTCCGTCGTCGTCATCAGCACGTACCAGACCACGGCGGCGCTGGTGAAGGAAGCGCTGGCGGAGGGCTTCACGGGCCAGTTCTACAACGTATCGTTCGTCGGCACGAAGGAGCTGGCGGATGCGCTGGGCTCGGCCGGTGGCGGCGTGGTCGTCTCGCAAGTGATGCCCTTCCCGCACAGCATGTCGTCGGCGCTGACGCGCGACTACGAGAAGCTGCTCAAGGCCGACGGCGTCACCTCGTTCGACTACGGCAGCATGGAAGGCTATATCGCCGCGCGCATCTTCGTGGAAGGCCTCAAGCGCGCCGGCCGGGATCTGACGCGCGAGAAGCTGATCACCGCGCTCGAGACGATGGGCTCCACCGACCTTGGCGGCTTTGCGGTCAGCTTCTCGCCGACCAACCACGTCGCCTCGAAGTTCGTCGAGATGACCGTCATCAACTCGCACGGGCAGGTGATCCGCTGA
- a CDS encoding ABC transporter substrate-binding protein codes for MAGISPQALATDLRIGMSSPPTSMDPHFYNLFSNINVSEHMFECLVKMDADSHIVPGLAESWKMLNNLTWEFKLRPGVKFHDGSELTTEDVAWSLDRPATIVNSPGKFDTYTKAIIHKKIINKYTIQLTTSQPYPLMLSDLISVFIVQKKATQGLSSDDFAQGKGMVGTGPFKFVSYARDDRVELVRNDQYWGPKPAWDKVTLRFIPNGATRIAALLSGDVQAIENVPTPDLARVRGDASLNFFSKISHRVIYLYTDDKRDPTPDVTGKDGKPLAKNPLKDPRVRRAMSMAINRQGIKDRIMEGLAEPTDNLVPPQLFGYNPNLKTLKYDPEGAKKLLVEAGYPDGFGITLHTPNNRYVNDEKIAQTIAQNLTRIGIVTKVEGMPMATFAAKSIRHEYSFGLVGWGAQTGEDARKGYGTVNWGQYCNPKMDAVLDKALYTMDDKERSRLLQEATAIVVDDGGIIPVHFQVTTWAARKGFTYTPRTDERTYAQGFMPQ; via the coding sequence ATGGCGGGCATCAGCCCCCAGGCGCTGGCCACCGATTTGAGGATTGGCATGAGTTCGCCGCCGACCTCGATGGACCCGCACTTCTACAACCTGTTCTCCAACATCAACGTATCGGAGCACATGTTCGAGTGCTTGGTGAAGATGGATGCGGACAGCCATATCGTTCCGGGGCTGGCCGAGTCGTGGAAGATGCTCAACAACCTGACCTGGGAGTTCAAGCTGCGGCCGGGCGTGAAGTTCCATGACGGCAGCGAGCTGACGACGGAGGATGTGGCGTGGTCGCTCGACAGGCCGGCGACCATCGTCAACAGCCCGGGCAAGTTCGATACCTACACCAAGGCGATCATCCACAAGAAGATCATCAACAAATACACGATCCAGCTGACGACCTCGCAGCCGTATCCGCTGATGCTGTCGGACCTGATCTCGGTGTTCATCGTGCAGAAGAAGGCGACGCAGGGACTGTCGAGCGACGACTTCGCGCAGGGCAAGGGCATGGTCGGCACCGGGCCGTTCAAGTTCGTCAGCTACGCGCGGGACGACCGTGTCGAGCTGGTGCGCAACGACCAGTACTGGGGCCCGAAACCGGCTTGGGACAAGGTGACGCTGCGCTTCATTCCCAACGGCGCGACGCGCATCGCGGCGCTGCTGTCGGGGGATGTGCAGGCAATCGAGAACGTGCCGACGCCGGACCTGGCGCGCGTGCGCGGGGATGCATCGCTGAATTTTTTCTCGAAGATCTCGCACCGCGTCATCTATCTGTATACGGACGACAAGCGTGACCCGACGCCGGACGTGACGGGTAAGGACGGCAAGCCGCTCGCCAAGAATCCGCTCAAGGACCCGCGCGTGCGTCGCGCGATGAGCATGGCGATCAACCGCCAGGGCATCAAGGACCGCATCATGGAGGGCCTGGCGGAGCCGACCGACAACCTGGTGCCACCGCAGCTGTTCGGCTATAACCCGAACCTGAAGACCCTCAAGTACGATCCGGAGGGCGCGAAGAAGCTGCTGGTCGAGGCGGGCTATCCGGACGGCTTCGGCATCACGCTGCACACGCCCAACAACCGGTACGTGAACGACGAGAAGATCGCGCAGACCATCGCGCAGAACCTGACGCGCATCGGCATCGTGACCAAGGTGGAGGGCATGCCGATGGCGACCTTCGCGGCCAAGAGCATCCGGCACGAGTATTCGTTCGGGCTGGTGGGCTGGGGCGCGCAGACGGGCGAGGATGCCAGGAAGGGCTACGGTACGGTCAACTGGGGCCAGTACTGCAACCCTAAGATGGACGCGGTGCTCGACAAGGCGCTCTACACCATGGACGACAAGGAGCGCTCCAGGCTGCTGCAGGAAGCGACCGCGATCGTGGTCGATGACGGCGGTATCATCCCGGTCCATTTCCAGGTGACGACGTGGGCGGCGCGCAAGGGCTTCACCTATACGCCGCGCACCGACGAACGCACTTACGCGCAGGGCTTCATGCCGCAGTAA
- a CDS encoding ABC transporter permease has protein sequence MTTSTTATARPAAEETPLRRFVRQFCASRAAVIGVIVLAIIIVVALAAPWIAPQNPYDLSRLDVLDSRLAPGEKSGDGMIFLLGSDDQGRDILSAILYGLRISVGVGAVSTVIALVLGTVLGLIAGFAGGRIESLIMRIADLQLSFPPILLALILLALLRPGLANIVIALVAVQWAYYARTTRSAALVERRREYIEAAQVLGLPPSRIMFRHLLPNCLPPLIVIAALQVASAITLEATLSFLGLGVPITEPSLGLLIANGFQYMLSGKYWISFFPGLALLLTIVSMNLVSDQLRDVLNPRLQTL, from the coding sequence ATGACGACTTCCACCACCGCGACCGCCAGGCCGGCCGCAGAAGAAACGCCGCTGCGCCGCTTCGTGCGCCAGTTCTGCGCCAGCCGCGCGGCGGTGATCGGCGTGATCGTGCTGGCGATCATCATTGTCGTGGCGTTGGCGGCGCCGTGGATTGCGCCGCAGAACCCGTACGATCTGTCCAGGCTCGACGTGCTCGATTCGCGCCTCGCGCCCGGCGAGAAATCCGGCGATGGCATGATCTTCCTGCTCGGCTCGGATGACCAGGGGCGCGACATCCTGTCCGCCATCCTCTATGGCCTGCGTATCAGCGTGGGCGTGGGCGCGGTGAGCACGGTGATCGCGCTGGTGCTGGGCACGGTGCTGGGGCTGATCGCCGGCTTCGCGGGCGGGCGCATCGAATCGCTCATCATGCGGATCGCCGACCTGCAGCTGTCGTTTCCGCCGATCCTGCTGGCGCTGATCCTGCTGGCGCTGCTCAGGCCGGGCCTGGCCAACATCGTGATCGCGCTGGTGGCGGTGCAATGGGCGTACTACGCGCGCACCACGCGCAGCGCGGCGCTGGTGGAGCGCCGGCGCGAATACATCGAGGCGGCGCAGGTGCTGGGCCTGCCGCCGTCGCGCATCATGTTCCGCCATCTGCTGCCGAACTGCCTGCCGCCGCTGATCGTGATCGCGGCGCTGCAGGTGGCTTCGGCGATCACGCTGGAGGCGACGCTGTCGTTCCTGGGGCTGGGGGTGCCGATCACCGAGCCGTCGCTGGGGCTGCTGATCGCCAACGGCTTCCAGTACATGCTGTCGGGCAAGTACTGGATCAGCTTCTTTCCCGGCCTGGCGCTGCTGCTGACCATCGTGTCGATGAACCTGGTCTCGGACCAGCTCCGCGACGTGCTCAACCCCCGCTTGCAGACGCTATGA
- the paaI gene encoding hydroxyphenylacetyl-CoA thioesterase PaaI, with the protein MTVAETAFPDAQALAEAACRSMLDADACSRWLGMRVEAVGPGYARLAMAVRPEFLNGHRTCHGGLIFTLADSAFAFACNSHNHNTVAAGCSVEFLRPAHDGDVLTAAAEEQTLSGRHGIYDVRVTNQAGEVVAMFRGKSAQIRGHVIPVPDSGDR; encoded by the coding sequence ATGACCGTGGCCGAAACCGCCTTCCCCGACGCGCAGGCGCTGGCCGAAGCCGCCTGCCGAAGCATGCTCGACGCCGATGCCTGCTCCCGCTGGCTCGGCATGCGCGTGGAAGCGGTCGGCCCCGGCTACGCGCGCCTGGCCATGGCGGTGCGGCCCGAATTCCTCAACGGGCACCGCACCTGCCATGGCGGGCTGATTTTCACGCTGGCCGATTCGGCCTTCGCGTTTGCCTGCAACAGCCACAACCACAACACGGTCGCGGCGGGCTGCAGCGTCGAATTCCTGCGGCCGGCGCACGACGGCGACGTGCTGACTGCCGCAGCCGAGGAGCAAACCCTGTCCGGCCGCCACGGGATCTACGACGTGCGCGTGACCAACCAGGCCGGCGAGGTCGTCGCCATGTTCCGGGGGAAATCGGCGCAGATCCGAGGCCACGTCATCCCCGTTCCGGACAGCGGCGACCGCTGA
- the paaG gene encoding 2-(1,2-epoxy-1,2-dihydrophenyl)acetyl-CoA isomerase PaaG produces MTSPTILLDWHDRVATITLNRPDQLNSFTAGMHRELREALDKVERQRARALILTGAGRGFCAGQDLSELNVTPGQMTDLGTLIDQQFNPLVRRLRALPLPVIAAVNGVAAGAGANLALACDIVLAAENACFLQAFVKIGLLPDSGGTWFMPQRIGVARAMGLAMLGEKLDARTALAWGLIWGVYHDAKILMTEVQAMADHLSKQPTRALAAIKRAMHAAPTQSLDAQLDLERDLQRELGHSRDYAEGVDAFLHKRVAHFTGE; encoded by the coding sequence ATGACCAGCCCGACCATTCTGCTCGACTGGCATGATCGCGTGGCCACCATCACGCTGAACCGTCCCGACCAGCTCAACAGCTTCACCGCCGGCATGCACCGGGAACTGCGCGAGGCCTTGGACAAGGTGGAGCGGCAGCGGGCTCGCGCACTGATCCTGACCGGCGCCGGGCGTGGCTTCTGCGCGGGGCAGGATCTCTCCGAGCTCAATGTGACACCCGGGCAGATGACGGACCTGGGTACGCTCATCGACCAGCAGTTCAACCCGCTGGTGCGCCGACTGCGCGCCCTGCCGCTACCTGTGATTGCCGCGGTCAACGGCGTGGCGGCCGGCGCGGGTGCCAACCTGGCGCTGGCCTGCGACATCGTGCTGGCCGCGGAAAACGCCTGCTTCCTGCAAGCCTTCGTCAAGATCGGGTTGCTGCCGGACTCGGGCGGCACGTGGTTCATGCCGCAGCGCATCGGCGTGGCGCGGGCAATGGGGCTGGCGATGCTGGGCGAGAAGCTCGACGCCAGGACCGCGCTGGCCTGGGGGCTGATCTGGGGCGTCTATCACGATGCCAAGATCCTGATGACCGAGGTGCAGGCGATGGCCGACCACCTGTCCAAGCAGCCCACTCGCGCGCTGGCCGCCATCAAGCGCGCCATGCATGCGGCGCCCACGCAGTCGCTCGACGCCCAGCTCGACCTGGAGCGCGACCTTCAGCGCGAGCTCGGCCATTCGCGTGACTACGCCGAGGGGGTCGATGCGTTCCTCCACAAGCGCGTGGCCCACTTCACCGGCGAATGA
- the paaK gene encoding phenylacetate--CoA ligase PaaK has protein sequence MRPRLTDLPLDPIETASRDAVQALQLERLRHSLAHAYANVPAYRAKFDAAGVHPSDLRALGDLARFPFTTKADLRENYPFGMFAVPQERIARIHASSGTTGKPTVVGYTLADIDTWAGLVARSIRAAAARRGDKVHVSYGYGLFTGGLGAHYGAERAGLTVIPFGGGQTERQVQLIRDFQPQIIMVTPSYMLAIADEFVRQGLDPAQSSLRIGIFGAEPWTPEMRTVIEARMGLSAVDIYGLSEVMGPGVASECAETKDGPTIWEDHFYPEIIDPETGAVLPDGAFGELVFTSLTKEAMPVVRYRTRDLTRLLPGTARPAFRRMEKITGRCDDMMIVRGVNVFPSQIEELILKHAALSPHYQCVLAKEGPLDTLTVRVEAALGTPAEVADAAGGQLAHDIKAMIGVTAAIELLAVGGVERSVGKARRVVDLRRGQP, from the coding sequence ATGCGCCCCCGCTTGACCGACCTGCCGCTCGATCCGATCGAAACCGCCAGCCGCGATGCCGTCCAGGCGCTGCAGCTGGAGCGGCTCCGGCACAGCCTTGCCCATGCGTACGCGAACGTGCCGGCGTACCGCGCCAAGTTCGATGCGGCGGGCGTGCATCCGTCGGACCTGCGCGCGCTTGGCGACCTGGCGAGATTTCCGTTCACCACCAAGGCGGATCTGCGGGAGAACTATCCGTTCGGCATGTTCGCCGTGCCGCAGGAGCGCATCGCGCGCATCCATGCGTCGTCGGGAACGACCGGCAAGCCGACGGTGGTGGGCTATACGCTGGCCGATATCGACACCTGGGCAGGGCTGGTGGCGCGCTCGATCCGCGCGGCGGCGGCGCGGCGCGGCGACAAGGTTCACGTCAGCTACGGCTACGGGCTCTTCACCGGCGGCCTGGGCGCGCATTACGGCGCGGAGCGCGCGGGGCTGACGGTGATTCCGTTCGGCGGCGGGCAGACGGAGCGGCAGGTGCAACTGATCCGCGATTTCCAGCCGCAGATCATCATGGTGACGCCCAGCTACATGCTGGCCATCGCCGACGAATTCGTACGCCAGGGGCTGGACCCGGCCCAGTCCAGCCTGCGAATCGGCATCTTCGGCGCGGAGCCGTGGACGCCCGAGATGCGCACGGTGATCGAGGCTCGCATGGGGCTGTCGGCGGTGGACATCTACGGCCTGTCGGAGGTGATGGGCCCGGGCGTGGCCAGCGAATGCGCCGAGACCAAGGACGGCCCGACGATCTGGGAAGACCACTTCTACCCGGAGATCATCGACCCGGAAACCGGCGCCGTGCTGCCCGACGGCGCGTTCGGCGAGCTGGTCTTCACGTCGCTCACCAAGGAGGCGATGCCGGTGGTCCGCTACCGCACGCGCGACCTGACGCGCCTGCTGCCGGGCACGGCGCGGCCGGCTTTCCGCCGCATGGAGAAGATCACGGGCCGCTGCGACGACATGATGATCGTGCGGGGCGTGAATGTGTTCCCGTCGCAGATCGAGGAACTGATCCTGAAGCACGCGGCGCTGTCGCCGCACTACCAGTGCGTGCTCGCCAAGGAAGGCCCGCTCGATACGCTGACGGTGCGGGTGGAGGCGGCGCTCGGGACGCCGGCCGAGGTGGCGGACGCAGCCGGCGGACAGCTGGCGCACGACATCAAGGCGATGATCGGCGTGACTGCGGCGATCGAGCTGCTGGCCGTCGGCGGGGTCGAGCGCTCGGTCGGGAAGGCGCGCCGCGTGGTGGATCTGCGGCGCGGCCAGCCGTAG
- a CDS encoding ABC transporter ATP-binding protein translates to MTMSATARPTLAVEGLKTEFTTRGGVARAVDDVSFAVGRGEIMGLVGESGSGKSMTGYSIMGLIDPPGRVVGGCIELTGRDGVTHDLRTLPAGQMRDMRGNRIAMIFQDPMMTLNPVLRIDTQMTEAVLAHQRVSRQRAREMAREALARVGIPSPEARLQAYPHQFSGGMRQRVAIAIALLNKPDLIIADEPTTALDVTIQGQILAEVQTLCRESGTALIWITHDLSVVAGLADTVCVMYAGRIVEQGSVQQVLETPRHPYTFGLIASAPSRNPRGVPLRQIPGMAPSLLALPGGCAFRERCAFASDICKQAPALERLDDGRALRCFHPVTQRPEETAA, encoded by the coding sequence ATGACGATGTCCGCCACCGCCAGGCCGACGCTCGCCGTCGAGGGCCTGAAGACCGAGTTCACCACGCGTGGCGGCGTCGCGCGGGCGGTCGACGACGTGTCGTTCGCGGTCGGGCGCGGGGAGATCATGGGCCTGGTCGGCGAGTCCGGCTCGGGCAAGTCGATGACCGGCTATTCGATCATGGGCCTGATCGACCCGCCCGGGCGCGTGGTCGGCGGCTGCATCGAGCTGACCGGGCGCGATGGCGTGACGCACGACCTGCGCACGCTGCCGGCCGGGCAGATGCGCGACATGCGCGGTAACCGCATCGCCATGATCTTCCAGGATCCGATGATGACGCTGAACCCGGTCCTGCGCATCGATACGCAGATGACCGAGGCGGTGCTGGCGCATCAGCGCGTGAGCCGGCAGCGGGCGCGCGAGATGGCGCGGGAGGCGCTGGCCAGGGTCGGCATCCCGTCGCCGGAGGCGCGGCTGCAGGCGTATCCGCACCAGTTCTCGGGCGGCATGCGGCAGCGGGTGGCCATCGCCATCGCGCTGCTCAACAAGCCGGACCTGATCATCGCCGACGAGCCGACCACGGCGCTGGACGTGACCATCCAGGGCCAGATCCTGGCCGAGGTGCAGACGCTGTGCCGCGAGAGCGGGACCGCGCTGATCTGGATCACGCACGATCTTTCCGTGGTGGCGGGCCTGGCCGATACCGTGTGCGTGATGTACGCCGGTCGCATCGTCGAGCAGGGCAGCGTGCAGCAGGTGCTGGAGACGCCGCGCCATCCGTACACCTTCGGGCTGATCGCCTCGGCGCCGTCGCGCAACCCGCGCGGCGTGCCGCTGCGGCAGATTCCCGGCATGGCGCCGTCGCTGCTGGCGCTGCCCGGCGGGTGCGCGTTCCGCGAGCGCTGTGCCTTTGCCTCCGACATTTGCAAGCAGGCGCCCGCGCTCGAGCGGCTCGACGACGGCCGCGCGCTGCGCTGCTTTCACCCCGTGACCCAACGCCCCGAGGAGACCGCCGCATGA
- a CDS encoding enoyl-CoA hydratase encodes MSYQHILVETRGRVGLVTLNRPKALNALNDALMDELGAALLAFDADEGIGAMIITGSDKAFAAGADIGAMADYDFATVYKNEYITRNWETIRRIRKPVIAAVAGYALGGGCELAMMCDIILAADTARFGQPEIKLGTMPGAGGTQRLPRAVSKAKAMDLCLTARMMGADEAERAGLVSRVIPADKLLDEALAAAETIAGFSLPTAMMIKESINAAYETTLSEGVHLERRLFHATFATEDQKEGMHAFLGKRQPAFKHR; translated from the coding sequence ATGTCCTACCAACACATTCTGGTCGAAACGCGCGGTCGTGTCGGCCTTGTCACGCTCAACCGCCCCAAGGCGCTCAACGCGCTCAACGATGCGCTGATGGACGAACTCGGCGCCGCGCTGCTCGCCTTCGATGCCGACGAGGGCATCGGCGCCATGATCATCACCGGTAGCGACAAGGCGTTTGCAGCTGGTGCGGACATCGGCGCCATGGCCGACTACGACTTCGCCACCGTCTATAAGAATGAATACATCACGCGCAACTGGGAAACCATCCGGCGCATCCGCAAGCCGGTGATCGCCGCCGTGGCGGGCTACGCGCTGGGCGGCGGCTGCGAGTTGGCGATGATGTGCGACATCATCCTGGCGGCGGACACCGCCAGGTTCGGCCAGCCGGAGATCAAACTCGGCACCATGCCGGGCGCGGGCGGCACCCAGCGCCTGCCACGCGCCGTCTCCAAGGCCAAGGCCATGGACCTCTGCCTGACCGCGCGCATGATGGGCGCCGATGAAGCTGAGCGCGCCGGCTTGGTTTCACGCGTTATCCCCGCCGACAAGCTCCTGGATGAAGCCTTGGCGGCCGCCGAGACCATCGCCGGCTTCTCCCTGCCGACCGCCATGATGATCAAGGAGTCGATCAATGCGGCATACGAAACCACGCTGAGCGAAGGCGTGCACCTGGAGCGCCGCCTGTTCCACGCCACATTTGCCACGGAAGACCAGAAAGAGGGCATGCACGCTTTCCTGGGGAAGCGGCAACCTGCTTTCAAACACCGCTAA